The genomic window CGCTGAGCGTGTCCGCGCCCCAGACGATGACTTGATCGCCCTCACGGAAGACGCGCGCCACCTTGCCTCGGATATACAGCACGCGGTCTTCTTCTGTGGCGCGGTGGTAGAATTCCTCGTAGCGCTTGCCCGCTGCGCGCACGTCTATGTAGAACACATACGCGGTGCCGTCATGCACCCGATGCTTGTACAGCATGGCGTGTTTCGCCGTGTACATGCAGCAGATTTTGGAGCAGTAGGGCATGGCGGTTTCGGGCGCGCGGGAGCCGGCGCACTGGATGAATACCACCTGCTTGGGCTCCTTGCCGTCCGAGGGCCTCCGAACCTTGCCCGCGGTGGGGCCGGACGCCGAAAGCAGCCGCTCAAATGCCAGGCCGTCCACTACGTCGGGAATCTGACCGTATCCGTACTCGCCCAGGTTCTCTAGCCCGTACAACGTGTAGCCGGTCGCGATGATGACCGCGCCGACTTCCACTTCCGTGGTGGTCGCCTGCTGCTCGTAGTCAATGGCGTGGACGGGGCAGACTTTCTCGCAGAGGCGGCACTTGCCCCGCGTAAACCATGTGCAGGCGTCGCGGTCTATGACGGGCTTGTTGGGAACCGCCTGGGGCGACAGCGTGTAGATGGCCTTGCGTTTGCCCATGCCTCGGTCAAAGGGCGAGGCGACTTTGGTCGGGCATTTCTCCTGGCAGAGGCCGCACCCCGTGCACACGTCCCAGTTGACCGATGCCGGCTTGCGTTGGACGGTGGCGGTGAAGTGCCCGATCTCGCCCGTGATGGCCGTAACTTCCGAGAACGTCATGAGCCGGATTCGCTCGTGGTGGCCGGCTTCTACGGTGCGGGGGGTTAGGATGCATTGGGCGCAGTCCAGCGTCGGGAAGGTCTCGGACAGTTGGAGCATCCGCCCGCCGATGGAGGGTTCCCGCTCCACGAGGACGACTTCGTATCCTGAGTTGGCGATGTCCAG from Chloroflexota bacterium includes these protein-coding regions:
- a CDS encoding CoB--CoM heterodisulfide reductase iron-sulfur subunit A family protein encodes the protein MAEDKSPITRVLIIGAGIAGIQAALDIANSGYEVVLVEREPSIGGRMLQLSETFPTLDCAQCILTPRTVEAGHHERIRLMTFSEVTAITGEIGHFTATVQRKPASVNWDVCTGCGLCQEKCPTKVASPFDRGMGKRKAIYTLSPQAVPNKPVIDRDACTWFTRGKCRLCEKVCPVHAIDYEQQATTTEVEVGAVIIATGYTLYGLENLGEYGYGQIPDVVDGLAFERLLSASGPTAGKVRRPSDGKEPKQVVFIQCAGSRAPETAMPYCSKICCMYTAKHAMLYKHRVHDGTAYVFYIDVRAAGKRYEEFYHRATEEDRVLYIRGKVARVFREGDQVIVWGADTLSGASVEIAADMVVLAPAMVPHPETRRLAEMLGIPTNPYGFLLPLDDNMLPVETSRPGVFLAGAVTSPKDIPETVAQASAAAAKVLSLFAQWSGVPQAMETPVGAETS